A genomic window from Lotus japonicus ecotype B-129 chromosome 1, LjGifu_v1.2 includes:
- the LOC130727832 gene encoding uncharacterized protein LOC130727832: MDSVLTLHAMEQSVAAPNKQMRIKTPKKNNRRGNFNSNTSGSENFAGLLNPPLLPPPSRTMSLSSSFSKPLLSVSPSVFNHQNGQNQSQNQNQPPLLPLPHASAIYHNHQPLLSRSQSSSNIQGGRRNNGTKNTSLTAKKSKPTKREEANKRSSAAQSLISASENRWGPDPKDLPKHLPVVLTSKEEPVDMFLGSSGFNLISPPPSSLPLPKFSLRSKLSCNAEASAAGSVVDDDGATNNLRRLLRLM, translated from the coding sequence ATGGATTCTGTTTTGACTCTTCACGCAATGGAACAATCTGTTGCTGCTCCTAACAAGCAAATGAGAATCAAAACCCCAAAGAAAAACAACCGAAGAGGTAATTTCAATTCTAACACCTCTGGCTCTGAGAATTTTGCAGGTCTCTTGaatcctcctcttcttcctcctccttcacgCACCATGTCTTTGTCCAGCTCCTTCTCCAAACCACTGCTCTCAGTCTCACCTTCTGTCTTCAATCATCAAAACGGACAGAACCAGAGCCAGAACCAGAACCAACCACCTCTGCTTCCTCTGCCTCATGCCTCTGCAATTTATCACAACCACCAGCCTCTGCTTTCACGAAGCCAGAGCAGCAGCAATATCCAAGGTGGCAGAAGAAACAACGGAACGAAAAACACGTCCCTGACAGCGAAGAAATCAAAACCAACCAAGCGAGAGGAAGCGAACAAGAGATCATCAGCAGCACAATCTCTGATATCCGCTTCCGAGAATCGGTGGGGACCTGACCCGAAAGACCTTCCCAAGCATCTGCCTGTTGTTTTGACCTCGAAGGAGGAACCGGTGGACATGTTTTTAGGATCCTCGGGTTTCAATCTGATTTCGCCACCGCCGAGCAGCTTGCCGCTGCCGAAATTCTCTCTGAGATCGAAGCTCAGCTGCAACGCGGAAGCCTCCGCGGCGGGGAGTGTTGTTGATGACGACGGAGCAACCAATAATCTCCGGCGACTTCTACGCCTTATGTGA
- the LOC130727833 gene encoding rac-like GTP-binding protein RAC1, with the protein MSASRFIKCVTVGDGAVGKTCLLISYTSNTFPTDYVPTVFDNFSANVVVDGSTVNLGLWDTAGQEDYNRLRPLSYRGADVFILAFSLISKASYENIAKKWIPELRHYAPGVPIILVGTKLDLRDDKHFLADHPGAVPITTAQGEELRKLIGAPAYIECSSKTQQNVKAVFDAAIKVVLQPPKQKKKKRKAQKSCSIL; encoded by the exons ATGAGTGCTTCCAGGTTCATCAAGTGTGTCACCGTCGGTGATGGCGCTGTGGGCAAAACCTGCTTGTTGATTTCCTACACCAGCAACACTTTTCCCACG GACTACGTGCCCACCGTTTTTGACAATTTCAGTGCTAATGTTGTTGTGGATGGAAGCACTGTAAACCTAGGTTTATGGGATACTGCTG GTCAGGAGGATTACAATAGATTAAGACCCTTGAGCTACCGAGGAGCTGATGTCTTTATACTGGCATTTTCTCTTATCAGCAAGGCCAGCTATGAAAATATTGCAAAGAAG TGGATCCCTGAACTGAGGCATTACGCACCCGGTGTTCCAATAATTCTAGTTGGAACGAAGTTAG ATCTTCGGGATGATAAACACTTTTTGGCAGACCACCCTGGTGCAGTACCAATTACTACAGCACAG GGAGAAGAATTGAGAAAGCTGATTGGAGCTCCTGCCTACATCGAGTGTAGTTCGAAAACACAGCAG AATGTGAAAGCCGTCTTTGACGCTGCCATCAAAGTGGTTCTGCAACCgccaaagcaaaagaaaaagaagaggaagGCACAGAAGTCCTGCTCAATATTGTGA
- the LOC130727834 gene encoding rac-like GTP-binding protein RAC1, which translates to MSASKFIKCVTVGDGAVGKTCLLISYTSNTFPTDYVPTVFDNFSANVVVDGSTVNLGLWDTAGQEDYNRLRPLSYRGADVFILAFSLISRASYENIAKKWIPELRHYAPGVPIILVGTKLDLRDDKQFFINHPGAVPITTAQGEELRKLIGAPAYIECSSKTQQNVKAVFDAAIKVVLQPPKQKKNKRKAQKACSIL; encoded by the exons ATGAGTGCGTCCAAGTTCATCAAGTGCGTCACCGTCGGCGACGGTGCCGTCGGCAAAACCTGCTTGTTGATTTCCTACACCAGCAACACTTTCCCCACG GACTACGTACCCACTGTTTTTGACAATTTCAGTGctaatgttgttgttgatggaaGCACTGTGAACCTTGGACTATGGGATACTGCTG GTCAGGAGGATTATAATAGACTAAGACCCTTGAGCTATCGAGGAGCTGATGTCTTTATACTTGCCTTTTCTCTCATAAGCAGGGCCAGCTACGAAAATATCGCCAAGAAg TGGATCCCTGAACTAAGGCATTATGCGCCTGGCGTTCCAATAATTCTAGTTGGGACAAAGTTAG ATCTTCGGGATGATAAGCAATTTTTTATCAACCACCCTGGTGCGGTGCCAATTACCACAGCACAA GGTGAAGAATTGAGAAAGCTGATTGGTGCTCCTGCCTATATCGAGTGCAGTTCAAAAACGCAGCAG AATGTTAAAGCTGTCTTTGATGCTGCCATCAAAGTTGTTCTTCAACCACCGAAGCAGAAGAAAAACAAGAGGAAGGCACAGAAGGCTTGCTCAATATTGTGA
- the LOC130712185 gene encoding protein FAR1-RELATED SEQUENCE 5-like, with translation MWSIAVGFSSNGEGKTSVVAGIVSSPTLNLSESIAEDINGEGVGVDSMDDIANALWDGIDDIEMKKFHFPNRQVAYEFYNLYARVKGFSVRKSKVFRIKKGEIVRQDFVCHKEGFREEKNRMRENRQRETKVETRCGCCAKMRIRLVGDSGRWHVALFSDCHNHAMLEGKQSAMLPAHRKLKEGDILGLNSMRKAGISTTQIYNFFADQSGGFDKTNFLKVDMKNQMTKQKQKEHCDAKAVLVYLKGLGSGDPGMFWSHHADEEGKLKQLFWADGISRMDFQVFGEVLAFDATYRKNKYGCPIVVLVGVNHHCQTIVFGTTILTNEKEESYVWVLEQFMAAMKGKEPSAVITDGAPAMRNAITRILPRAHHRLCAWHLLQNAQINVGDPNFVKGFKSCMLGNLSVGHFKKKWAQLVSDLNLEDNPWVQGLYEKRHMWATCLMRGKFFAGFRTTSRCEGMHSQIGRIVRSRNSLLEFVQYFERYVNYMRWTEVDADYKSVVGDAVPKTNVRALEKCAANVYTRTVFLKFRPWLNSGSVIKVAAIKEKSSCMIYSMYKYCKPDKLWHVAHDVQLSTFRCSCQRMETFGLPCDHIIGLLVHLDIDVIPESLILQRWCKSAKDCMKDNSESSYKFWESTILEDYLDTVDVMAKHVMKLKAKMEAALGTGVENLDEDVDNVKNPAVIMSKGCGGTSNVNGSKGKRKCTVCKVEGHNKTTCPQNKRAKVSNEAAVDSNASFF, from the coding sequence ATGTGGTCCATTGCTGTAGGGTTTTCATCTAATGGTGAAGGCAAAACCAGTGTTGTTGCTGGGATTGTTTCCTCACCAACACTGAACCTGTCGGAGTCAATTGCTGAGGATATAAATGGTGAAGGTGTTGGTGTTGATAGTATGGACGATATTGCTAATGCTTTGTGGGATGGTATTGATGACATTGAGATGAAGAAGTTTCATTTTCCCAATCGCCAGGTAGCATATGAGTTCTACAACTTGTATGCTAGAGTGAAAGGCTTCTCAGTGCGGAAAAGCAAGGTTTTCAGAATCAAGAAAGGTGAAATTGTGCGGCAAGACTTTGTGTGTCACAAGGAGGGTTTCCGTGAAGAGAAAAACAGAATGAGGGAAAATCGTCAGCGTGAAACTAAGGTTGAGACCAGGTGTGGATGTTGTGCAAAAATGAGAATTCGTTTGGTGGGTGATAGTGGTAGGTGGCATGTGGCATTATTTTCAGATTGTCACAATCATGCAATGTTAGAGGGAAAGCAGTCAGCCATGTTACCGGCACATCGTAAGTTAAAAGAAGGGGATATATTGGGATTGAATAGCATGCGGAAAGCTGGGATTAGTACGACACAGATATACAATTTTTTTGCTGACCAATCAGGGGGTTTTGACAAAACCAATTTTCTCAAGGTTGACATGAAAAATCAAATGACCAAACAGAAACAAAAGGAGCATTGTGATGCAAAAGCTGTTTTGGTGTATCTGAAGGGGCTTGGTTCAGGTGATCCCGGAATGTTTTGGTCCCACCAtgctgatgaagaaggcaagttGAAACAACTGTTTTGGGCTGATGGTATTAGTCGAATGGATTTTCAAGTGTTTGGGGAAGTCCTAGCCTTTGATGCAACATACAGGAAGAATAAATATGGTTGCCCTATTGTTGTTCTTGTCGGAGTTAACCATCATTGCCAGACTATTGTGTTCGGAACAACAATtttgacaaatgaaaaagaGGAAAGCTATGTGTGGGTTCTTGAGCAATTTATGGCAGCAATGAAGGGTAAGGAACCAAGTGCAGTTATAACTGACGGTGCTCCTGCAATGCGGAATGCTATTACTAGAATTTTACCTAGAGCTCATCATCGTTTGTGTGCTTGGCACCTTTTACAAAATGCACAAATAAATGTGGGTGACCCGAATTTTGTGAAAGGATTTAAGAGCTGCATGTTGGGGAATCTAAGTGTTGGgcacttcaaaaaaaaatgggCACAATTGGTTAGCGATCTGAACCTCGAGGACAATCCATGGGTTCAAGGGTTGTACGAGAAGAGGCACATGTGGGCTACATGTTTGATGAGGGGAAAGTTCTTTGCCGGTTTTCGAACAACATCTCGCTGCGAAGGTATGCATTCACAAATTGGTCGCATTGTTCGATCCCGAAATAGCCTTCTTGAGTTTGTTCAGTATTTTGAGCGGTATGTGAATTACATGCGATGGACTGAGGTTGATGCGGACTACAAGTCAGTCGTAGGAGATGCTGTGCCTAAGACTAATGTGAGAGCACTTGAAAAATGTGCTGCAAATGTATATACTAGGACTGTTTTCCTAAAGTTCAGACCATGGCTGAACAGTGGTAGTGTAATTAAAGTTGCTGCCATTAAGGAAAAATCCTCATGTATGATATATTCCATGTACAAGTATTGTAAACCCGATAAGTTGTGGCATGTCGCACATGATGTACAATTGTCTACGTTTAGATGTTCATGTCAGCGGATGGAGACATTTGGGCTTCCTTGTGATCATATCATTGGTTTGTTGGTTCACTTGGACATTGATGTGATCCCTGAGAGTTTAATATTACAGAGGTGGTGTAAGTCAGCAAAGGATTGTATGAAAGATAATAGTGAATCCTCCTACAAATTCTGGGAATCAACAATTCTGGAAGACTACTTGGACACTGTTGATGTAATGGCAAAGCATGTTATGAAACTTAAGGCAAAAATGGAGGCAGCCCTTGGAACTGGTGTTGAGAACCTTGATGAAGATGTTGATAATGTAAAAAATCCTGCTGTCATAATGAGCAAGGGATGCGGTGGAACCTCAAATGTGAATGGAAGCAAGGGGAAAAGGAAGTGCACAGTTTGTAAGGTTGAAGGCCATAACAAGACAACATGCCCCCAGAACAAACGAGCCAAAGTTAGTAATGAAGCAGCTGTAGATTCTAATGCCTCCTTTTTTTGA